From Bacteroidales bacterium, one genomic window encodes:
- a CDS encoding (Fe-S)-binding protein, with protein MKSLAYILLQNILAAAASPISRQEVIDRLPNEYSNFVLPFIIGMSFILIYLFIGMVRILYHIPGPDRKKLLISLITPITIWRNIRDLIGDCLLHVKIWKRKPLLGYMHSSIAFGWFMLIVLGHIEVALFVPKHLGSISHGSLYYPIFYRFFVWVNPNNITLRGSFFFFLMDFFLLYVLSGVALAMFKRIKSIALGMRHTTHPSLADRVALYCLWSIFPLRLLAESFTADLSGGSFLTKPMNMLFTSFFGKGLNFMPTWWAYSTALGLFFLAMPFSRYMHIVTEALLILFRNAGLKVRKPRKGFAEAEIYSCSSCGLCLDACPMNVQKKNLKYSSVYFIRFLRRHNTKKINAIAQKCLMCGKCYALCPVSIDSPAIRVAQRATFNNPLPYNYNYLKDAYHDSSSNCADADCDAKSVGSKKGEPEVMYFAGCMSHLTPVIIKSMKAVFEAAGTKYVFADEDGGICCGRPLMLAGKFDAAKDVIEANKKMIEESGCKKLVLTCPICYKVFREEYHLKNIEILHYSQYIDGLLNQGILRVKKGEKSLVYHDPCDLGRGSKIYDEPRRILEKVGELKKASKERDESICCGGSLGSLTLGYRDRGQVTEGSLDSLMVNNPDEIVTACPLCYKTFGEKASAPVKDLAEIVCENLEKKSN; from the coding sequence ATGAAATCTTTAGCATACATACTTCTGCAGAATATCTTGGCAGCTGCTGCAAGTCCAATTTCCAGGCAAGAAGTAATTGACAGATTACCAAATGAATACAGCAACTTTGTACTGCCGTTTATAATTGGAATGTCTTTTATTCTTATCTACCTTTTCATAGGAATGGTAAGGATTTTATATCATATTCCCGGTCCCGACAGAAAAAAACTTTTGATATCTCTCATCACCCCTATTACAATATGGCGCAACATCAGGGATTTAATCGGAGACTGCCTGCTGCACGTTAAAATTTGGAAGCGCAAGCCGCTGCTGGGATACATGCACTCGTCCATAGCATTTGGATGGTTCATGCTTATTGTACTGGGACACATAGAAGTAGCGCTGTTTGTGCCTAAGCACCTGGGCTCCATTTCCCACGGCTCTTTGTACTATCCAATCTTCTACAGATTTTTTGTATGGGTGAATCCCAATAACATAACATTGCGCGGTTCTTTCTTCTTTTTCCTGATGGATTTCTTCCTGCTTTACGTACTATCGGGAGTTGCACTGGCAATGTTTAAGAGAATAAAATCTATTGCGCTTGGAATGAGACACACTACGCATCCATCTCTGGCAGACCGGGTTGCGCTTTACTGTCTTTGGTCAATATTTCCGCTCAGACTTTTGGCGGAGAGTTTTACCGCAGATTTGAGCGGCGGAAGTTTTTTGACAAAGCCCATGAACATGCTGTTTACCAGCTTCTTTGGCAAAGGTCTAAACTTCATGCCAACATGGTGGGCATACTCAACGGCGCTGGGACTATTCTTCCTGGCAATGCCGTTCAGCCGTTACATGCACATTGTAACCGAGGCATTATTAATACTTTTCAGAAATGCAGGCCTGAAAGTTCGCAAGCCGAGAAAGGGTTTTGCAGAGGCTGAAATTTATTCTTGCTCCAGCTGCGGACTTTGCCTGGATGCATGCCCAATGAACGTCCAGAAAAAAAATCTTAAGTACTCTTCCGTATATTTTATAAGGTTCTTAAGACGTCACAACACAAAGAAAATAAACGCTATAGCGCAGAAGTGCCTGATGTGCGGAAAGTGCTATGCGCTGTGTCCGGTCAGCATAGACTCTCCAGCAATTCGCGTTGCGCAGAGAGCAACTTTTAACAATCCGCTGCCATATAATTACAATTATTTAAAAGATGCCTATCACGACAGTTCATCCAATTGCGCTGACGCTGATTGCGATGCAAAATCTGTCGGGAGTAAAAAAGGAGAGCCGGAAGTGATGTATTTTGCAGGCTGCATGAGCCATCTTACCCCTGTGATTATCAAGTCAATGAAGGCTGTTTTTGAAGCGGCCGGGACAAAGTATGTTTTTGCAGATGAAGATGGCGGCATTTGCTGCGGAAGGCCTCTTATGCTTGCCGGGAAATTTGACGCAGCAAAAGATGTAATTGAAGCAAATAAAAAAATGATAGAGGAGTCCGGATGTAAAAAACTTGTGCTGACCTGCCCTATCTGCTATAAGGTTTTTAGAGAGGAATACCATCTTAAAAACATAGAAATCCTGCACTACTCCCAATACATAGACGGACTTCTTAATCAGGGAATTTTAAGGGTCAAAAAGGGAGAGAAATCTCTTGTTTATCATGATCCTTGTGATTTAGGCAGAGGCAGCAAAATTTATGATGAGCCGCGCAGGATTCTGGAAAAAGTTGGAGAACTTAAAAAGGCTTCAAAAGAGAGGGATGAAAGTATATGCTGCGGAGGAAGCCTTGGAAGTCTTACCTTGGGATACAGAGACAGAGGCCAGGTTACAGAAGGCTCACTGGATTCTTTAATGGTCAATAATCCCGATGAGATTGTAACTGCCTGTCCTTTATGCTATAAGACGTTTGGAGAAAAGGCCTCCGCGCCTGTGAAAGATTTGGCTGAAATTGTTTGCGAGAATCTGGAAAAGAAAAGCAATTAG
- a CDS encoding 4Fe-4S dicluster domain-containing protein: MIDFGYSVNPSSRINLDNFDRVKFNKLIDIEPDVKRCMACGSCCASCSAGKYTPTSVRSAILALQNGLPEKALDYLKGCMLCGKCTMICPRGINTRHLILSITKIYSAK; encoded by the coding sequence ATGATAGATTTTGGATACTCAGTTAACCCAAGTTCCAGAATCAATCTGGATAATTTTGACAGGGTTAAGTTTAACAAACTAATTGATATAGAGCCTGATGTAAAGAGATGCATGGCTTGCGGCTCATGCTGCGCCAGCTGCTCGGCAGGCAAGTACACCCCTACCAGCGTGCGCAGCGCAATTCTTGCCCTGCAAAACGGACTGCCGGAGAAAGCTCTAGATTATCTTAAGGGGTGCATGTTGTGCGGAAAATGTACAATGATTTGTCCCAGAGGCATTAACACCAGACACCTTATATTGTCAATTACTAAAATTTATTCTGCAAAATGA